One Actinoplanes missouriensis 431 DNA segment encodes these proteins:
- a CDS encoding sugar O-acetyltransferase: protein MDDREAEVLDRIGRGLLYTESEAAFQNPRRRADLIFEYNSTRPGATDQRRELLERILGSVGARTVLLSPFHAGFGSNVHIGDDFFGNVNLTFVDDVEIRIGDGVMIAPGVTLTTTGHPIHPGLREDFRRFSRPIVIEDKVWIGSHVVVLPGVRIGYGSVIGAGSVVTHDIPPMTVAMGVPCRVVRPITDADR from the coding sequence ATGGATGATCGTGAGGCTGAGGTGCTGGACCGGATCGGGCGGGGACTTCTCTACACCGAGTCGGAGGCGGCCTTCCAGAACCCGCGGCGACGCGCCGACCTGATCTTCGAGTACAACAGCACCCGCCCCGGCGCCACCGATCAGCGTCGTGAGCTGCTGGAACGCATCCTCGGCTCGGTCGGCGCCCGGACGGTGCTGCTGTCGCCGTTCCACGCCGGCTTCGGCAGCAACGTGCACATCGGCGACGACTTCTTCGGCAACGTGAACCTCACGTTCGTCGACGACGTGGAGATCCGGATCGGCGACGGCGTCATGATCGCGCCGGGCGTCACGCTGACCACCACCGGCCACCCGATCCACCCCGGCCTGCGGGAGGACTTCCGCCGGTTCTCCCGGCCGATCGTGATCGAGGACAAGGTGTGGATCGGCAGTCACGTGGTGGTGCTTCCCGGCGTGCGGATCGGGTACGGCTCGGTGATCGGCGCCGGCAGCGTCGTCACGCACGACATCCCGCCGATGACCGTCGCGATGGGGGTGCCGTGCCGGGTGGTCCGCCCGATCACCGACGCTGACCGTTGA